The stretch of DNA TTTTGGGACAAGCTTTTTCTGCTAACCCCTCCCTGTGGTTTATCGGTTGGGCAACAGCAGGTTTAACCGCCTTTTATATGTTCCGAATGTATTTTATGACCTTTGAAGGGGAATTCCGCGGTAATGATACGGGTATTCGTCAGCAACTTTTAACCGCAGCAGGTGTACAATTTGGCCCAGGGGCAATGGATGTAGAAGAAGCTGAACATCATGGACACAGTCATTCTCCTCATGAATCTCCATTAACTATGGCTTTGCCTTTAGTCGTGTTAGCAGTACCTTCGGTAGGCATTGGTTTACTTGGTCGTCCTTGGGAAAACTATTTTGAAGAGTTTATTCACGCGCCTGGAGAAACGGTTACCGAAATTGCAGCCGAAGCGAGTCATTTTGAGTGGAGCGAATTCTTAATTATGGCAGGACTTTCTGTGGCGATCGCTACAGTGGGGATTATTGTCGCTTTCTTGATGTATCGTGCTAAAAAAATCGATCCAGTTGCGATCGCGAAAAAATATCCCGCTCTTTACAAGCTTTCTCTCAACAAATGGTATTTCGATGAGATTTACGACAAAGTTTTTGTGATGGGTTCTCGTCGTTTAGCTAGACAAATTATGGAGGTAGACTATCGCGTAGTCGATGGTGCAGTCAACTTAACTGGTTTGGCAACCTTAGTCAGTGGTGAAGGATTGAAATATTTAGAAAATGGTCGCGCTCAATTCTATGCCTTGATTATCTTTGCTGCTGTGTTGGTTTTTGTGTTGGTGTTTAGTGTTGTTTAATCATCACACTGCAATTGAATAATTCAAAAACGCGGTCGCATTGAACTTATTTTAGTAGAGCGATCGCTTTATTTTTTTTATTAATCTTATTTGAAGAAAGTTTTCGTATCAATAGGAATCATTGTGACAAGCTATCTTATTGCTGAAAATTTAGCCGACTCTAATTTAGAATCTACACTTTCGACAAATCCTAATGCCTTTGCAGGATTAGTTAGTACTCTGATCATTTTGTTACTTGTCGCGACTGCTGTTGCCTTAATCACCCGATGGCTAAAAATTTCTTATGTCATAGGTTTAGTTTTAGCAGGGTTAGTAATCTCTAAACAGGCATTACCAGAATCAATTGGCTTAAACCCAGACGTAATTTTGAATTTGTTTTTGCCAATTTTGATTTTTGAGGCTGCTATTAATACTGAAATCAGTCGTTTACGAAGTACTATCAAGCCAATTACTTTACTCGCAGGACCTGGCGTGGTTTTATCTGCTGCTATTACAGCAGCGTTGCTCAAATATGGTCTTAACTTAGAATGGCTCACCGCTTGTGCTATAGGTGTAATTTTAACAATTACTGATACAGTATCTGTGATTGCAGCTTTTAGAACCGTACCTGTTCCTGGCAGACTTGCCACCATTGTTGAAGGAGAAAGTCTTTTAAATGATGGGGTCGCTTTGGTGTTACTGAGTCTGATCAGCACAATTCATACCCAGGGTTCTTTTAGTGTTGGGCAGGGAATTGAGCAACTTTTGATCGCCTTTGTTGGTGGAGGCATTTTAGGACTAGGACTGGGTTATCTTTGTCTTAGTTTATTCAAGTATTTGGATGACGCTTTAAGTACTATTTTGTTGACGGTTGCCGTATCTTTGGGGACATTTCAAATTGGTCAATTATTGGGAGTTTCTAGTGCGATCGCAGTATTGATTGCTGGGTTGGTGATTGGTAATCTTGGTTTTCGCCAAACTTCTGCCACTACCAAAGTTACTCTCTTAAACTTCTGGGAATACGCTGGATTTGGAGTGAATACTTTTATTTTTTTACTGGTAGGGATTGAAGTAGAGCCACTAATTCTTTTAAGAACCATTCCCGCAGCACTTTTAGCGATTGTAGCTTACCAAATCGGACGAATATGTGTAATTTATCCTTTACTTTATCTACTACATTTCTTTGATCGACCTTTACCGCTTCGTTGGCAACACGTCTTAATTGTAGGAAATGTTAAAGGTTCTTTATCAATGGCACTGGCTCTTAGCTTACCATTGACGTTACCTGGACGCACAGATGTAATTACTTTGGTCTTTAGTACAGTTTTAGTCTCATTCATCGGACAGGGATTAAGCTTATCTTGGTTTGTTAAACGATTAAAGTTATCTAAACATTCTGCCGTTAAACAGAGAATTGAAACTCTACAATTAAACTTGATTGCCTCCAAGGCAGCCCAACAGGAATTGAAAAATCTTTTGCAGTCTGGTAGTCTACCTAAATCCCTTTATGAAGAACTCTTTGCTAGTTATCAGGCAAGAATTGCTACATCAGAAAGGGAACTGCGAGATCTCTACAACCAGCGCATTAGCGAAAAGCAAAAGAAGACTCAAGAGCGGAACTATCTAGATGGACTGCGCCGTCGCCTTTATCTAGCAGAAAAGGGAGCTATTAATGATGCAGTACGTAAAGGACTTCTTTCTGATGACTTAGCTCAATCCCAAATTAAAGAATTAAATGAGAAACTTTTATCTCTTAAAGATGACTAAGAACATAGTCCCATAAAATCAATCAACTGCCTAACCAGATTAGGTTTAGTAACAGCAAGAATCGTTGAACCACTTTCTAAAACTGTGTTGCCATTAGGAATAATTAAATCTTCATGGGGATGAGCTTGATAGCCAATAATCAAAGTGCCAGCAGGAAAACGAGGATTTTGAGCGATTTCAGCGATACTACGACCTACAACATTACATTGCTTTGGAATTGTCAGTTTTAAAACTTCAACTTGTCCTTGTTCAAAGTGAATCATCGCATCCACTTCAGGATAATCAATCGCGTTAATAATTCTAGTAACAGCAAGTTGAGTAGTACTAATAATATGACTTGCCCCAGCTAGTAGATAAGGTTCAGCAAAATCGCGATCGCTCATACGTACTATGATTTGAGTTACACCGTAATGTTTGGATAGGGTTACTAATGCCAAGTTAAGGGCATCATCTTGAAGCGTAGCAATAACCGCATCAGCTTTACGAATTCCCGCCTCTAGTAAGACAGTTGTATTGACTGCACTGCCTTCAAAAGTCATCACACCAATTTTTTCACGGGCATACTGACAAGCAAGGGGATCGGTATCGATAACGGCGATGGTGTGTCCCATTTCGAGTAAGGTTTTGGCTAAATCTGCCCCCATCATCCCTACTCCGCCAATCAGAACGTACATTTTGACTCCTAATTTCTTAACTTAAGTTTCTTTAATATCTTGTCTGATCTTTCATGCCAAATTAAGAATTACAAACTAACAATTCTCAATTTCTAATAGTAAGGAGTAAATTCATACTGTCATCAAAACTTTTTTGTACTACATCTATTGCTCATGAATTCATCACAACCGAATCATCAAAATCACAATAAAGCTTCTGGTTTAGTTCATCAACCTTTTCCTGAACATGAAATTAATATTTTTAATCCTCCTAAAAATAATCCCAACGGCTGTTTAACTAAATCAAATTCTGAATCTGTTTGGCAAGCTTCAACTCAATTATCTTCTCCTTTGCCTAATAATTGGTTAGATCAAAAAGTTAATCCTTGGATAATTAGTTCGCTGCTAATTGTACTTTTGACTAATGTTGTGTCTGGTCTAGTTATTTATTTTTATCAATCAAATACTGAAACTAAATTAGTTCAAGATCAGCAGGTTAATTCTATTAATAGTCCTAATTTAGCAGCCGAAGAGTTTATCGATCTCAATCAAACAAGTTTAAGTAATATTGTTCTGCCTCAAGCTAAAAAAAATAATAATGTTAAGACTAAATCTAAACTTAAAGAAAAGATTATTTCTCCGTTAGCTATTCCTCCTACTAGTATTCCTAACCCACTGGGAATGACCTCTTCAATTGCTCCTAATTATTATTATATTTTGTCAGAATATACAGGTGAAGAATCCTTAGCTTTGGCACAACAAAAAGTTGCTAATGTTTCCTTAGTTAATTTTCCTCAAGGTGTTTTTATTTATTTAGGAGCTTTTGCTGCCAAAGAGCAAGCTAATCAATTTGTGACACAACTTAAACACGAAGGAATGGATGCTTATATTTATCCTTTTGAATAATGTTGTAGCGTTTCTTCTTATCGTGTGGTACATTAACACTCTGGTTTTTGTGGATTGTTAATAGTTGATTATTGATCCTTCATAATTAGTAATTAGTAACTGTTAATGGTAGATTTTATGATTTCGAGAATTGCTATAATTTAGTTTTTGAAATTAGGAGAAAATACCCCAACTAAAAAAAATAGATGGGGAAACAATTTTGTTTAATTTTTGTTTATTAATTGCCAAATGATTTCTGGTAGTTTTATAATTTCTTGCCAAATAGTTTGATATTGAATACCAAATACTAGCTGTAAAATCAGCAGAATTGCAGCAATAGTTATAGCTGTACTCAGACTTGCTTTTAAAACTTTAACTAGCCAAGTAAAAATTAGCCAAGTGATGACAACCGAAGCAATAACTACAATTAGTTCTACTGACATAAACAAAGTAAGAAAAAAATTTATGTTAAAGAAATTAAAGAACCGCTTTGGTTTAATTCCTTACTAGCAGTTATAACAGTTTCTCTTGCCCAATTATCTGCATTCAGAATATCTTCTAAAGTGGGAGTTTGAGTATTTTGATTGTAAGCGCGATCGCAAGTAGTTTCGATTAAACGGGGTATGTCTAAAAATTGAATTTGTTCGGCTAAAAATAAAGCTACTGCTTGTTCATTAGCTGCATTGAGTACCGCAGGCATTAAACCGCCAGCTTGCCCGGCTGCATAAGCTAGTTGCATACAAGGATATTTATCATGATCTGGTTCACGGAAAGTTAAATCACCAGCTTTGACTAAATCTAAGCGTTCCCAATCAGTATAAATCCTTTCAGGAAAAGACAAGGCATAAAGTAAAGGTAAACGCATATCGGGCCATCCTAACTGAGCTAGTACAGATGTATCTTGTAGCTCAATTAAAGAGTGAATGATACTTTGGGGATGAATCACAATTTCGATGCGATCGTAATCTAAGCCAAACAAAAAGTGCGCTTCAATTACTTCTAAACCTTTATTCATTAAGGTTGCTGAATCGATAGTAATTTTTTGACCCATCGACCAGTTAGGATGTTTGAGAGCATCTTTAACCGTAACAGTGCTTAATTTCTCGACAGGAAGATCGCGGAAAGCACCACCAGAAGCAGTTAAAATAATTTTTCTTAAACCGCCTTGGGGAACACCTTGTAAACATTGAAAAATGGCTGAATGTTCCGAGTCCGCAGGAAGAAGTTTAACGCCGTGTTTTTTGACTAAAGGTAAAACAACGGGACCTCCTGCAATTAAAGTTTCTTTGTTAGCGAGGGCAATATCTTTACCTGCTTCTATCGCAGCAATGGTAGGTAATAAACCAGCACAACCAACAATTCCTGTCACTACACTTTCTGCATCACCATAACGCGCTACTTCAACTACTCCTTCTGCTCCTGCTACAATTTGCGGAGGATTAGGTAAAGAAGCGGTCTCATTTTGTAATTCGGGAAGTTTTTCTGGACAAGAAGTAGCGACTATTTCTGGTTCAAATTGACGAATTTGTTGCACTAAAAGCTCAATATTTCGTCCTGCTGCTAAACCAACTACACGAAATTTATCTGGATGATGGGCAACAATATCTAAAGTTTGCGTACCAATAGAACCAGTAGAACCAAGAATTGTAATTGCTTTCACGATATTTGCTGAATTTTGATTGGGGATCGACTTTCCTCCACTATAAATTGTTCGTGTATTCTTAGTTAAGCCCTAAAAGTTGTTTTTCATAAGATAACAAATTATTTGAATAATCAATATACTTTTAAAAGAAGTTCCTTTCTAAATACGGGCAACCTCTGAGTTGTTGAGACAATGACGATTGGGAAAATACTTAAATTATTAAAAGAAACTTTTCAACAATGGCAAAAAGATAAAGTATCACTTTTAGCTGCTGCCTTAGCTTATTACACAGTTTTTTCCATTGCACCCTTATTAGTTCTGGCAGTTGCGATCGCTGGGTCGGTTTTTGGACAAGATGCTGCTAAAGCAGAGACAATTAGTCAATTAGAAAATTTAGTAGGTACGGAAGGAACAAGCGCGATTGTAGTAGCGTTAAATAATGCTAATCAACCAGAACTAGGTAATATAGCTTCATTAATTAGTGTGGGAATTTTGTTAGTTGGTGCTTCGGGAGTTTTTGGTCAACTACAAGATGCACTAAATACGGTTTGGAATGTACAACCCAAACCAGGAAGAGGGATTTGGTTATTTATCAGTAAGCGGTTACTTTCTTTCTTAATGGTAGTCGCGATCGGTTTTTTATTACTTGCTTCTTTAATTATTAGTGCAGTTTTATCTACTGTGAGAAAATTAAATATTGATTTTTTGCCTGGTTCAGAATTTTTATGGGAAAATATTGATTTTTTTGTCTCTTTTGGCTTACTAACTTTTATGTTTGCTTTAATGTTTAAATATGTTCCTGATGTCAAAATTACTTGGAAAGATGTCTCGGTAGGAGCAATTATTACTTCTTTATTATTTATTTTTGGTAAATTTTTATTGGGATGGTATTTTGAAAAAGGTGGTTTAGGTTCTACTTATGGCGCAGCAGGTTCTTTGATTATCTTTTTAGCTTGGGTTTATTATTCGGCTCAAATTATTTTGTTTGGA from Stanieria cyanosphaera PCC 7437 encodes:
- a CDS encoding SPOR domain-containing protein, producing the protein MNSSQPNHQNHNKASGLVHQPFPEHEINIFNPPKNNPNGCLTKSNSESVWQASTQLSSPLPNNWLDQKVNPWIISSLLIVLLTNVVSGLVIYFYQSNTETKLVQDQQVNSINSPNLAAEEFIDLNQTSLSNIVLPQAKKNNNVKTKSKLKEKIISPLAIPPTSIPNPLGMTSSIAPNYYYILSEYTGEESLALAQQKVANVSLVNFPQGVFIYLGAFAAKEQANQFVTQLKHEGMDAYIYPFE
- a CDS encoding cation:proton antiporter; this encodes MTSYLIAENLADSNLESTLSTNPNAFAGLVSTLIILLLVATAVALITRWLKISYVIGLVLAGLVISKQALPESIGLNPDVILNLFLPILIFEAAINTEISRLRSTIKPITLLAGPGVVLSAAITAALLKYGLNLEWLTACAIGVILTITDTVSVIAAFRTVPVPGRLATIVEGESLLNDGVALVLLSLISTIHTQGSFSVGQGIEQLLIAFVGGGILGLGLGYLCLSLFKYLDDALSTILLTVAVSLGTFQIGQLLGVSSAIAVLIAGLVIGNLGFRQTSATTKVTLLNFWEYAGFGVNTFIFLLVGIEVEPLILLRTIPAALLAIVAYQIGRICVIYPLLYLLHFFDRPLPLRWQHVLIVGNVKGSLSMALALSLPLTLPGRTDVITLVFSTVLVSFIGQGLSLSWFVKRLKLSKHSAVKQRIETLQLNLIASKAAQQELKNLLQSGSLPKSLYEELFASYQARIATSERELRDLYNQRISEKQKKTQERNYLDGLRRRLYLAEKGAINDAVRKGLLSDDLAQSQIKELNEKLLSLKDD
- a CDS encoding YihY/virulence factor BrkB family protein, with the protein product MTIGKILKLLKETFQQWQKDKVSLLAAALAYYTVFSIAPLLVLAVAIAGSVFGQDAAKAETISQLENLVGTEGTSAIVVALNNANQPELGNIASLISVGILLVGASGVFGQLQDALNTVWNVQPKPGRGIWLFISKRLLSFLMVVAIGFLLLASLIISAVLSTVRKLNIDFLPGSEFLWENIDFFVSFGLLTFMFALMFKYVPDVKITWKDVSVGAIITSLLFIFGKFLLGWYFEKGGLGSTYGAAGSLIIFLAWVYYSAQIILFGAEFTQVYAHKYGSKILPSRRSQRVELNN
- a CDS encoding potassium channel family protein, coding for MYVLIGGVGMMGADLAKTLLEMGHTIAVIDTDPLACQYAREKIGVMTFEGSAVNTTVLLEAGIRKADAVIATLQDDALNLALVTLSKHYGVTQIIVRMSDRDFAEPYLLAGASHIISTTQLAVTRIINAIDYPEVDAMIHFEQGQVEVLKLTIPKQCNVVGRSIAEIAQNPRFPAGTLIIGYQAHPHEDLIIPNGNTVLESGSTILAVTKPNLVRQLIDFMGLCS
- the dxr gene encoding 1-deoxy-D-xylulose-5-phosphate reductoisomerase; amino-acid sequence: MKAITILGSTGSIGTQTLDIVAHHPDKFRVVGLAAGRNIELLVQQIRQFEPEIVATSCPEKLPELQNETASLPNPPQIVAGAEGVVEVARYGDAESVVTGIVGCAGLLPTIAAIEAGKDIALANKETLIAGGPVVLPLVKKHGVKLLPADSEHSAIFQCLQGVPQGGLRKIILTASGGAFRDLPVEKLSTVTVKDALKHPNWSMGQKITIDSATLMNKGLEVIEAHFLFGLDYDRIEIVIHPQSIIHSLIELQDTSVLAQLGWPDMRLPLLYALSFPERIYTDWERLDLVKAGDLTFREPDHDKYPCMQLAYAAGQAGGLMPAVLNAANEQAVALFLAEQIQFLDIPRLIETTCDRAYNQNTQTPTLEDILNADNWARETVITASKELNQSGSLISLT